In Hydractinia symbiolongicarpus strain clone_291-10 chromosome 13, HSymV2.1, whole genome shotgun sequence, a single genomic region encodes these proteins:
- the LOC130624109 gene encoding zinc finger protein 18-like, translated as MSEATVADDAPPELAEMSKIGSERWKALDDASRKEWNKKGQKKREEDDCGQTESLICAKCKKTFTRQKEFNYHSKNCVLCTCDICQKEFSNKISLRKHRKIHDNIITCALCEKSFSSQQALKRHTHSVHETQTYACDVCTKKFSTHGNLKRHEKIHSK; from the exons ATGAGTGAAGCGACTGTTGCGGATGATGCCCCGCCAGAACTGGCAGAGATGAGTAAAATTGGATCAGAAAGATGGAAGGCACTTGACGATGCTTCGAGAAAG GAATGGAACAAGAAAGGGCAAAAGAAGCGAGAAGAAGATGACTGTGGTCAAACTGAGTCGTTGATTTGCGCAAAATGCAAGAAAACCTTCACGCGACAGAAGGAGTTCAACTATCACAGCAAGAATTGCGTACTATGTACTTGCGatatttgtcaaaaggaattcaGCAACAAAATTTCTTTGAGAAAGCACAGGAAGATTCACGATAACATAATCACGTGCGCTCTATGTGAAAAGTCGTTCTCTTCACAACAAGCATTGAAGAGACATACCCATTCAGTACATGAAACACAAACTTATGCATGTGATGTTTGTACCAAAAAATTCTCGACTCATGGAAATCTGAAACGTCATGAGAAAATACATTCTaagtaa
- the LOC130624369 gene encoding putative ankyrin repeat protein RF_0381: MDIFQAINSKKIKKIKTILRKKPELVNKRRDGELPLHVASEKGWTDIAELLLKSHADVDAEDTNGWTPLHTACHYNHYDTMLLLLDHGADPTHRCNLGDTVLHAAARNGNVEILQRLVNYNIDLNATNFDGWTALHRAAYSNKEDAVMFLIIEGVDVDILSLSGKSAFDLALSLRHDNLAEIINSYGHRQKLSLERQRKLEEETEVTLRLSEATFSDHNTNQSNGNFKKFIATHKTKLASLFQKPISTPNKDVMTSDTTTSNSDVMTTDTTAETSHSSVAEQLVQCKTLLNRKKENLLEYKNTLKTKLFKNRSDTETENETEIRNEAASSDANTEDEKADENENKELDDMEEDENECPVCFEVPLPPIQIYQCTNGHLYCGRCKQMPNMQKCPFCGVCISGLNNRNRFAEETIKKLYSKKDS; encoded by the coding sequence ATGGATATATTCCAAGCTATcaattccaaaaaaatcaaaaaaattaaaactatcctTCGCAAAAAACCTGAGCTTGTAAATAAGAGGCGTGATGGAGAGCTCCCGTTACATGTGGCGTCTGAGAAAGGATGGACAGATATTGCAGAACTTCTCCTCAAGTCCCACGCAGATGTTGACGCGGAGGACACTAACGGTTGGACACCATTACATACAGCATGTCACTACAATCATTACGACACCATGTTACTGCTTCTGGATCACGGCGCTGACCCCACGCACAGATGCAATTTAGGGGACACAGTCCTCCACGCTGCTGCGCGAAATGGAAATGTGGAGATTTTACAACGATTAGTGAATTATAACATAGATCTGAACGCCACTAATTTTGACGGTTGGACTGCTCTCCATCGTGCTGCTTATTCGAATAAAGAGGATGCCgttatgtttttaattattgaAGGCGTCGATGTGGATATTTTAAGCCTGAGTGGTAAATCGGCATTTGATTTAGCCTTGAGCTTACGTCATGATAACTTAGCAGAAATTATAAATAGTTACGGACACCGACAAAAATTAAGTTTAGAAAGACAAAGGAAGTTGGAGGAAGAAACTGAAGTGACGTTACGGTTGAGTGAAGCAACGTTTTCTGATCACAACACTAACCAAAGTAATGgcaattttaagaaatttattgCAACTCACAAAACAAAACTCGCATCCTTATTTCAGAAACCTATTTCGACGCCCAACAAAGACGTCATGACATCCGACACTACGACGTCCAACAGCGACGTCATGACAACCGACACTACGGCAGAAACAAGCCATAGCAGCGTCGCTGAACAGTTAGTTCAATGCAAAACTCTCCTGAACAGAAAAAAGGAAAATCTTCTAGAATATAAAAATACtcttaaaacaaaacttttcaaaaacaGAAGTGATACAGAAACAGAGAATGAGACTGAGATTAGAAACGAGGCTGCTTCTTCTGATGCGAATACTGAAGATGAGAAAGCTgacgaaaatgaaaacaaagagTTGGACGATATGGAAGAAGATGAAAATGAATGCCCGGTGTGTTTTGAAGTACCATTACCTCCCATCCAGATATACCAATGTACGAATGGACATCTGTATTGTGGGAGATGTAAACAAATGCCGAACATGCAGAAATGTCCTTTTTGTGGAGTTTGCATCTCAGGATTGAATAACAGGAACAGATTCGCTgaagaaacaattaaaaaattgtatagtAAAAAAGACAGTTGA
- the LOC130624368 gene encoding serine/threonine-protein kinase NLK-like, with protein sequence MALCKGHGPYNTSAALTPQSNVTDDDGPSFKRYTACPSEKDSKTLEADRPIGYGAFGVVWAVTDPRSGKRIALKKMPNVFQNIVSSKRVYRELRMLCFFKHENVLRALDILQPDPIDHMDELYVVTELMQSDLHKIIVSPQPLSSDHVKVFLYQILRGLKYLHSAGILHRDIKPGNLLVNSNCLLKICDFGLARCEEPDRNKEMTQEVVTQYYRSPELLSGSTYHSYGVDIWSVGCIFAELLGRKILFQAQSPIQQLNQIVKLLGTPHPEDIRTSGASEGAFRYILSQPYHPPAMHTLHNLSSRANHEAVHLLCRMLVFNPYKRISVADALTHQYLDDGKLRYHTCMCSCCVTTSSGRQYSAELEPCTPIPYDLSYEENLYTVHHVKDAVSNFIVDMHRKSGVVPLCLNTASPVYHQFQSSTVAPQPELTDSPHPW encoded by the exons ATGGCTCTGTGCAAAGGTCATGGGCCCTACAACACTTCAGCTGCTCTCACGCCACAGTCAAACGTAACTGATGATGATGGGCCTTCCTTTAAAAGGTATACAGCATGCCCTTCTGAAAAGGATTCAAAAACATTGGAAGCTGACAGACCAATTGGTTATGGCGCATTTGGTGTTGTTTg GGCTGTTACAGATCCTCGGTCTGGTAAAAGGATTGCACTGAAAAAGATGCCAAACGTGTTTCAAAATATTGTTTCCAGCAAACGAGTCTACAGAGAACTACGAATGCTTTGTTTCTTCAAACACGAAAAC GTTTTACGAGCATTAGACATTCTTCAGCCAGATCCGATAGATCACATGGATGAACT ATATGTTGTGACCGAGTTAATGCAAAGCGACCTCCATAAGATAATCGTTTCACCACAACCTCTATCGTCTGACCATGTCAAAGtatttttatatcaaatttTAAGAG GATTAAAATATCTACACTCTGCTGGTATATTACATCGTGATATCAAGCCTGGAAATCTACTTGTAAATAGTAACTGTCTCTTGAAAATATGCGATTTCGGACTTGCAAGATGTGAAGAACCAGAcagaaataaagaaatgacaCAAGAG GTTGTGACACAATATTACCGTTCGCCAGAGTTGTTGTCAGGTTCAACTTACCACTCTTATGGAG ttgacATATGGAGTGTAGGTTGCATATTTGCTGAGCTTCTCGGTCGTAAAATACTCTTTCAAGCACAATCGCCAATACAACAG CTTAATCAAATTGTGAAACTACTTGGTACACCGCATCCAGAAGACATTCGTACATCAGGTGCTAGTGAAGGAGCTTTTCGTTACATTCTGTCGCAACCCTATCACCCTCCCGCAATGCATACATTACATAACTTGTCTAGTCGTGCAAACCACGAAGCTGTCCACCTACTTTGCAGAATGTTGGTTTTCAATCCTTACAAAAGAATCTCGGTTGCTGATGCATTGACGCATCAGTACCTGGATGATGGAAAGTTACGTTATCATACATGCATGTGCTCATGTTGTGTAACAACAAGCTCTGGAAGACAATATTCAGCAGAACTTGAGCCGTGTACTCCAATACCTTATGATCTAAGCTACGAGGAAAACCTATACACTGTTCACCATGTCAAAGATGCAGTGTCTAATTTTATTGTTGACATGCATCGAAAATCAGGTGTGGTCCCACTGTGTCTAAACACAGCATCGCCTGTTTATCATCAGTTTCAGTC gTCAACCGTAGCACCTCAACCGGAATTAACAGATTCCCCACATCCTTGGTGA